The Juglans regia cultivar Chandler chromosome 6, Walnut 2.0, whole genome shotgun sequence genome contains the following window.
TATACAAATCGTGAAAGTTTTTATTGTGTGAAAGTTAAGCATAACAGCAGAAATTTTAACAGAAATATCCTTTAGACAGAAATTACTTGGGCCCATGAATAAGAAGTGCAAGATCCTTAGTCATCTTCCCAGATTCGACAGTTCCAATACATGCTGCTTCCAGCTTCTCAGTAAAATCCGAAAGTCTGGAATTGCCATCCAACTTTGCCCTGATGACATTGATTTGCtcgatttttcaaataaaatacttcagtattaaaaagaaacattcaaaaaaaaattcctaaaaccTTTAACTTTCAAGAACAAAAGTGGTACTAGAGATCATAGATAATATAAGAAAGGGGAAACCTCCGAGGGTGCAGTGCATGagaccggggtttactctgtAGGGATGGATCCGAAGGgcttgccttggagaggttctccgacatcaaaatatatatagaaagggGAAAATATACACAGCCCCCTAAAACTACCATACATTTTGTAATTATCACACTCCCTCAAGGCTATCAATTTTGGCAAACACCCCACCTCAAACTACCAAAAAATTTCAACACACCCTCTTTTCCCTCTAAAAAGTCAAAATTTTCCCCTATAATGGGGAAAAAActaaaagcaataaaaaaaaaaagtgaccgGTCATTTAAATTCTATTTATGAAGGCTTTTTGCGTCACCTATTTTACGGGCAGGATTATTGCAATTTTTAGGTCGTTTTGGGGAGGGGGCGATGTCTGGAATCGATAGTATGGGGCTAATTGCAAATCAATTGGTAGTTTGAGGGttatataaattttctcaagtaagaaatcattttgatACAATGATATGCAATACCTGTGTGCAAGACCCCGTGTCCAAGCAAAGATTGATGCTATGCTGTTTGTGCTGGTTTCACCTCCTCTCTGATGAACCCGGAAATGGCGGGTTACAGTCCCATGGGCTGCTTCAGCTTCAATGGTTTTTCCATCTGGGCACACCTGAAATACCAGTCCAACCTTTTACcgatcaaagaaaataacaaacaCCAGTCCAACCTTTTGTGACCCAGAAGAAGGATATCTTATATGAAATAACAAACATGCGAAGATATTATATGCTAGAAAGTCAACCTTGAGCAGGTGGAAAATGGACCTAAAAAGaaagcaggaaaaaaaatgagaacaaGATATACCAGTACTGAGGTCATCAGCCCAAGAGATCCGAATCCTGTACCAATGATAAAGAGTTATTTGTCATAAACCAAACACAGATGATTAAATACCTAGTCTTTCCACAAAAAGCAATGTCACTCACCAGccttttatttatcattctccCGTCATCCTgtgatgtggcattaaatgattggaaaacTATTTGTTATGTTTCACTTGTCAACTAATCATTTGATGCCATATCAAGGGATATTGAGAGGATGATGGTTAAAAGAATGAtgaatagcatttttcatccaaaaaagaaccaaaatttacaaagatcaaCATGTGATTTGCAGGTATTATCACATATAGATACAAACCTTGGGCTAAGAAATCACTCTGCACATCCCCATCATAATTTTTGCATGCCCAAACATAGCCTCCTTCACTTTTAAGAGCATATGCTACCATATCATCTATTAGACGGTGTTCATACCTATCAATTCAGCCATATAAGTTGATGCAAAACTAGTTAAACTGGATAAACTATAACTAGTATGATGTACTGGATATCTCACCATATCCCTGCAGCCTCAAACTTAGACTTCCATTGGGTTTCATAAATTTCCTGAAATATGTCCTTGAATCTTCATGAAAATCATGTGGTAAGCAAATCACAATACATAACCAGAAAGGTAGACACTAAATTTCAAAacggaaaaagaagaaagaaaaggtaaATTGTTGAAAATCAAACAGCCTCTTCAAGTATTAGGTGACAGCATACCTTCCATCGTATTTCTTAAGAATGGTGTTTTTGGTGCTAAGATAAAGTGGCCACCTCTTTAGGTATGCAGTGTTCATTGAAGCCTCAGCAAAAGCACAAATGGACTGTTATCAAAGTCCAAAAATGACAACAATAAGTAAACACTAAAAACTCCAATATCTTCTAGCAAGTAAACTTCAAGTCAGGCACCAAGCAAAAATGGGAATGaggataaaagaaaaggattgATAATCTGGACCTCATCGGTGTTGTACATGGATAGAGCTACACCTCCAGCACCAGTAAAGTTGAAAACTTCGAACTCTTTCTTCTCATCATGTCCATCAGGTACTGCAGAAACTCCAATTTCCCTTATAAGATGATCACATACTAGGAGGGCATTGATGGAAATATAGGACTGAAAAACTAAGCTGAATTCAGCTTTTGTGCAGTAGTTTGGCTAATCTCTGTGAAAAGCAAAATTAACATGACAATGAAAGCCATAGGAAATAGAATTTTACCAAAAACCAATTTAAGCTTTCCAGATCCCTGTATAACAGTATCAGTTGCTCGGTACTGATCACCAAAAGCATGTCTTCCAATGCATATTGGCTTGGTCCAACCTGAAGTGAAAATCAATTAAATCTGCACACTTATCTTAATCATACGAAGAAAATGGGCATATCAAGAAAACATAACAAACCTGGGACAAGTCGGGGGACGTTTTTGCACATGATTGGTTCTCTAAAAACAGTGCCTGTGGTAAATGGAAAGCAGAGTAGCTCCTTGCATTAAATACAAATCTGGAACAAATATCAGGaaataaaaagaactaaaacaaaaatccaTCAGGGACATCAATTCACCATTTAAAATGTTCCGAATTGTCCCATTTGGACTCTTCCACATTTGTTTCAAGTTGAACTCCTTGACACGAGTTTCATCTATAAAAAACCAAGCCATTTTTAAGCACGAGCTACGTAATAAGCCAAAGATTTATTCCCTATTAAAACATGTACATCGTTCCAGCTGAACCTAAGAATGCATACCCGGTGTTATAGTTGCACACTTTATTGCTACATTATACCTACAAAAGGccaaataataagaataattaaGGGATGAAAAAGTCTCGTGCACAGTTttgaatgagagaaataaatgGAATTGAAGGGTAGCAAAAGTTTAGAGAACTGATAAGTCAGATAAGTAAGAACTTTCCACGGCATTTGacaaaaaaatgcacaaatttaACAACCGTATAAGCTGTATAGGAGCCTCTTTCCTCGAGACAATTCTAACTAGCAAATATAACAAAGCCACATTTTGTAGGTGCAAGTCTTACAAAAGTCAACATATCCTTTTTTGATCGGGCAAAAGTGAACCTATCCTATAGCTGTAGAGATTAACAAATGAAAGAAGAATAATCATGAATTATGTCATGAATTCGAAAGAAATATACTAACAATAAGAGGGGGAAAAGGATAAGAAAGATTACATAAGAGTAGCTTGAGCACTTTCAACTGTGACTCTATCATTTGTTGCATCCCGATTAGCGAGGCCAAGATCAAAGTACTTGATATCCAACTCCACAAAGGGAAATATAAGCTGTGGAAAATCAATACAAagaagttatatataattatatatagaatgaaaaaatatggCATGATTGATGGAGAAGAAACAAAAGACCTTATCTTTGATGGATTTCCAAAAGACTCGAGTCATTTCATCTCCTGCATCGTATGAATACAAAGTTACGACGGCATGGTTCTGGGTAAAGCCAATGAAAGAAGTAGGAATTCAGTGGAGTAATTACCGTCCATTTCAACGATGGGGTTAGCCACCTTTATCTTATCGAAAgccatcttcctcttcttctccttcctcttcaaTTTTCCCCCAAAGTCTTCGACTTCTCCGCTAGCTTCTGCTTTTGATCTTCCGGCCTTgtctgctcttttttttttttgttttttgtttgttttagtaGTGTCTATCGAATAAACAATGGAGTTCCGATTCCTCCATTCGTTGGGTATTGGAGAGGACCCCCATTTCGAGACTACCTTTCACTCTCATTTTTCTTCACGTTTAACATCATGCCCTTGAGAAGAGTTCGATCGCCACGTTCTTCGCGAGAAAGGGACAAAATATTACAAAGGGtgtaaaaaatgtttttctatcattaattcaatttttgtataaaccaactaaaattttttgaaaaaatctagcTGACGTTCTTTTCACCTTCTAATAAGAAGCTGATACATTAATTATCTTCTAAAGAAGGTAAAATAAACCTATCCACGTAGAATTAAGATTcttataatctaaaataattaaatctaaaccTATCATGGTGTCCACCAAAGGTGGCCGGCAACCACCTCCAAGTGGCGAGAGACCACCACAGCCCCAACACAGTGATGGCACTAAATCCGGCCACCCAATATCGGATTCGATCGAATCTGACCACATTGATATTCAGTCATTTCCAACTGCTACCGAAACAACAACcaatttagttatttttgtaattagtcTAACTGGAaggaataaaatatatcatgccCAAAGTAAGCATACTAGGCTCAGCCCAAGGGAGGGGGTCTCATCAAGAGGAAAGGAAGATAAGATAAGGAAGGAAAGATGGAACAAAAAAGCGGAAGAGATGGAAAAATGTCAAGAGAAAAGAGGTGATATGACATAAACGAGGCAAGATGTGACATAAAGCAAGGGATGAAGATAGAATAAAAGGGAGAGAACCAGACGACCTCAAAGACTTTTAGCCAAGCTTCtccttcagcttcttcaacctcacgacAGGAGCTCGAGCAAGAATATCTTTACTAGAAGATTGACCTCTGAGATCCATTGTACTGTGAAGAAGAGAGGCTATGAGATACTCtaaaacaagcatattatagtggatcTCCCTACTAGGCATGAGGTTGTGAGGATGTCTTAGCAAGAGTGTGGTAGTCCATAAGGCCGAGGGAATGACCGTGTTGGAGAAGAGTGCAGACTCCCTTGAGGCCAAGGGAATGCCCCAGTTGGAGGTGCCCAAGCACAAGTCCATTGTTGATCATGAGGCTGAAGGAATGCCTGTGTTAGGGACCACAGCTGGCAGCGAGGTCGAAGGTGCTCCCGAGTCGGAGCTATCAGGCGATCATGGCTCCGCAGGTACATCCGGGTAGGCTTCGAGGAAAGATAGTGCCGGAATGTCACTCGCAGGGGGTGTAGATGCTTCCTCCCACGTCACTTCCCTACCCCTTTGGTAGCTGGTGCATAGGGGGGAGACCTCCAGAGTTGGAGGAAGTGAAGCCCTATGGGCCAGCTCGGGCTGAGGCCATTAGTCGGCAGGCCGACAAGTTGAGGCCTTCTTATTTTCAGTAAGACATTTCCCTTGTTGTATGTTTACAGTTTCTTGTCTTCTCCTTTCTTGGTTcgttttttatcttttctatgTTCTTTTGTCGTGCCAAGTAGTTGATCAGTTAGTCGCCCTAATTTTGAATGAGCAAGGAGAGTTGGAGGAGTAAGTCTGGGTGTTGTGGTCTCTTGCCATCCTATCCTACATGAGGGTTTGCCGGGCTAACAAGGAATGGGACGAAGATAGGGAGGCCTTCGCCAGGATGTATGTTAGCAAGcgcaagaagaagaaaaagatcgCCAAGCTTTGTCAGGAACTGGCCATCCTTCAGGGCGACTTGGCCAAGTCCTGTGAAGGGTCTGCCCAAAGCTTACTTAAGGTCAAGCTCTTGGAGGGGAAGCGGGACAACTTCCCTGAGGCAATAGATCAATGAGTGGCAGAACTGGTGTAACACCCCGatcccgaaggtccggagagttagctcttaatacttaatatcaacttcaataacataactataaaatccagaaaactccataaaatattaatccatttaatcaacccaaatatctatgttccttcatggggacaacaaagaaattctcaataacataaattaaaaactctccaaagactcgaaaatatcattaactcatcaaatcaaaatactcgaaaaataaatcagtttactatctacgactctcaaataagcacttgtatcctcagacacttattccactacgatcatcacacattactaaaacttcctactcttgttctccagctgaaccatcaaaattatctgaaaaatatatggagataaggggtgagttatcaacaactcagtaagcagaggacatatactagtgtgtgaacatgagcattttcagaattcagaatgtaaaaaaaaatgtttatcttcagaatgcaaaaacagaaacatttactttcagaaggcaaatatcaaaacatgttacaaaaatatcaaaacgaaactttcagaaaaacattcttatgaaacctcatcttcatcaatcagagcatcacatcgggacaaataccatgtttaactctcgaggtagagttataaacaaccattataacccgtggaagggtcgtatccactattataacccgtggttaggtcgtataccatgtttaacccccgtgataggcttataaaccactattataatccgtggaagggccgtatccactattataacccgtggttgggttgtataccatgtttaatcctgtggtagggttgtaaaccaccattataacctgtggaagggtcgtatccactattataacccgtggttgggctgtatgccactattatcacccatggttgggccttatcagaacataacagaatcatcaaaatcatactttaatcagaatacagaatcagaatctcatgccaaggttttcagatgctacatcatatcaaaaccaaatACTAAATagtttcagataatttcacatgttcgaaataaacagaatcaaaatatcttcatttattcacaacaaaaacttttagattttcatattcgctctttttgtataatcagaaacagaatgcacaaattagctcatgtccacatcagtcatgacagaaaatactttctcttatacagcttttatgcatatgcaaaacacatatctgaggttgttttttaatttcttttgaaaacaaacctgtatattttcaaaagcaacctcattttattttattttattttagtgcaAAATCTAGcgtaggaaccccgcttacctggatttcttagcctttcagaattttcctaaaaaatgtcaaacaataactaatcgtcacctataaaataatcacgtaattctcgtaaatttctaattaatcacatatttcaatatttaatcttAAGCTTATAagataacctatttaattcctcaaaacctaaaatctcataacctcaaattataaatcattgctttctaaaatcatcaatattgatttaataactttgactaaaacatttaaaagtctgacctatttattattgaaaacaaactataaagtttaatactggataatataattatcccaaaatattttaaaataaaccataactatttttttatagactaaatcatatctacagtgtaaaaataacattacactaatattgtttactcttaaaataaatctttacttaataacatgttaaaatacttaagtgattttccgtaatcataattaaaatatttaacataagATTTCACAcctattgtaaaaataatatgctacgtacaattcaagaattatatGTATTCTCTGTACAATATCTTATACTTCCCACAAAGACCACgtaaaacagatttaatataacCAAAATTTTCAACTAAAACCATCCAATAAAAAGGGCAATATTGTagttttataccaaaatattatgcaaaacTATATTTACGTAGCCTCTATAACACTTAGTATAAGAAAAACGTGCTACGCGGTGCAACCGTTGGCGAGGCAAGGGTGTGAGATACTCATCGAGAAAGGAGGAGCTGCGTGCGGTGCGAAGAGGAAGGTGGTTGTCCCGGCGGCACAGCTGGGGGTAGCGGCAGAACActagttagagagagagaccaactaatgagagagagagagatagaaagagATGGAGAGGAGAGTGGGTGAGATCGGCGGAAGCTTACTGAAAGGAGAGCAACGGATCTGGATGGAGTGCAGCGCCCGGCAAAGTTCCCTGTGTGACGGCGATGTCGAGGAAGAGGTTGGCGACGTAAGGTGGTAGGTTGGTTGCACACGATGGGGAAAGAAACTTCCTCTACTTCGGAGGTCAAAAATAGAGTATGTTGTGGGTGTTCTTCCTTCAACGACTGGGCGACGGTGGTTGGCTTTCCGTGGTGGTGAGGACTCCCTAGAGGGTGATGCGCTGTTTGCAAGGAGGAGTTGCTGACTATGAGTTCGTGTGGCAGTGCAGCGGCgtcaaggaaaataaaatcGTGTTGCGTTACAGCTTGGCCAATGGTTAAGGGTGCTACAGTGGCTATCTTTCGGTGTTGGTGGTTTGTGGTGGAGGTTTATGATGGCCTGGTATATGGGTGCAAAGTTGACGAGCGTTGGGCCGAGAATGTGGAGAGGCAGTGAACGAGAGGGAGTTATGCGTGGGTTGTTGCGGCTACTACTTTTTCAGGAGAGGAGTACAAGTATATAAAGAGTTGATTGgtaaaaaccctagagaaaaaaaaggcaagAGACGTGCAAGATCATGCATGCCGTGGACGTAGGAAAAACTCTAAGGGtgaaaaatagaaggaaaaaaataaaacgtgcGGGGAAGTTaacgtttgaaaaaaaaaaattgagcttgaCTGGGTCCAGGTGTTACAACTAGAGGAACTCTGGGAATCGTGTTGCCGCCGTCAAGCTGAGAAGGACATGTTGATTAGGCAGCACGAGTCAAACATGAGGTTTTACAACTAACTGGAGAAGACCCATATGGACCTCACGGAGACATAAAAGTGCAAGTCATCCCTCCTCGAGGCCTGGATTAAGGAGGTTAGAGATCTGGAGGGCGAGTTGACCGTAGCCAAGGTTGAGCTGCTGACATGAGACTAGCGGGTGGAAACCCTGGAGTCCAAGTTAGCTGCTTTACAAGTTGAGTTGTCTGCCTGGAATTCAAAAATTGCATATCGCCCTGATAGATGCCCAGAGGGTTGTGGCTCGTTTGACCGTATAACTACTAGAGGTGAAGAGAGTTTGTGATCGAGCCTGGAGCTGCGACTATAATGAGGGTTTCGATAGAATGAGGGGTCACATGTTGGAGAGCCCTTAGACCGATCTGAGGACCTTTAATCTGATATTTCTCCAGTCGAGCTGCGTGGCCCTACGCTTCGCCAACACTATAGGTTAGGAACAGATGCCTGATGCTTTCCCGGAGCCTTGAGAGTCAAGAGGCTAACTtgcttattttgtattttcatttgttctttattttttgtttatgtaCGTAAAGACAATCTTCATATGTGTAGATGTATTCCTACCCAACTTTTTGCCTCATCTCTTTCCATCATTgtctttcattttatcttttgcATATGAGTTACTCATCTCCACCTTTGTGCAAGTGAGAGAGGTTGAGTAGTCGGATGACTTGTCCTACTTGTTGAACGCCTAAGTGAGGTTGGGCAGTCGAATGACTTGTCTTGCCTGTTGGTCCGCGTGAGTGAGGTCAGGCAGTTGAATGACTTGTCCCGCTTGTCAAACGTGTGAGTGAGGTCAAGCAGTCGAATGACTTATCCCACCTGTTGAACGCCCACAAGACCCTGGGGAGCTCCTCTGCCCAATTTTCCTTCTTGTCAGTGAGCTTTTTCTTCAGTATCTTGAGTGGCGTCTTGTTGGTGGCTTCAACTTGTTCGTTGGCCTACGGTTGATCCACAGAGGAGTACTTGAACTTGATCCCCAACTCCCTGGACTAGTCATGAAAGTGGTTCGAGTCAAACTATCGCCCGTTGTCCGAAATTATGTTGCGAGGGATTCCGAACATGTAGACCAAGACCTTCCATAGGAACCGAGTGATGTTGTTCGCCGTCTGTTCTGGTAGGGGAGAGTTCTCCTGCCCTGAGGCCACCCACTCCAATCTATCGGCCACTTGGTTTTCTTCTCTCAGCACTTGTTGAATACGAAAGTACACAAAATGGTTGCACTTTTCCCACATGAACTGCAGGTATTTCTTCAGCTTTTTCCACTTTGTGGCGAATTCTCCTAGGACTTGGTTGACAACTACTTGGGAGGGAGTTGACTCTTACTTCCACCTATGTGGCCCCCAATGTCTCAGCGACCATCAACCCGACCAATAGTGCTTCCTTCATTATTGGTGGTCTTAAAGGCTAGCATGATTGCTTAGTGGTGTTCTTCTCCGATATCTGTGATAATATGCACCCCTACTCCCCCGCCAGCCTGCAGGACGAGTAGTCATCGAAGACCTGCCAGGGCTTCACTACAGGTGTATCTCGAATCTTTTCAAGGATGTTGGCGAATTCTACAACAAATTCGGCTAGTACTTGTCCATTTATTGTTGTTCGAGGGAGGTAATCAATGTCAAATTCGCTCAACTTGATCGCCCAGCTCATAAAACAGCCTGAGACATCTGGATGTTGCAAGATCTTCTTCAGGGGTGCTTCCATCATAACTTTGATTGAGTGGGCTTGGAAATATGGCCTTAGTCGTTAGACCATCATCACCAGTGCGAAGGCCAACGTATCCATCTGGTGAAACCTCCCATCCACTCCTCGGAAGGCTTGGCTAGTATAGTACACCAGCTTTTGGGTTCCCTTAATATCTCTTACCAAGGCCATAGAGATAGCGTGCGGGGAGACGGACAAGTACAGGCTAAGAGCCTCTCCTAGCTCGGCTTGGCTGAGGACCAGCAGGCATGTTAGGTACTCCTTGAGTTTCTCAACTGTCTAGTCGCACTCGCCATCCCAGGTCTACGCCTTCCATAACACTTTAAAGAACGGTAGGCATTTGTCTGTTGACAGGGAAACGAACCAGTTGAGGGTTGCTACCTGCCTGGCTAGTCTCTGAACTTCGTTCACGTTCCAGAGTGAGGGCATGTCCATGATGGCTTTCACCTTCTCGAGGTTTTCTTCTACTCCCCTCTCCAACACCATGAAGCCCAAAAATTTTCTCCAACTCAAAGTTGAAAGCACACTTGGCCAGGTTAAGCTTCATCTGGTATTGGCGTAGCAGCGTGAAGGCCTTGCTTAAGTCTGCCAAATGTTGCTCGGACACTTGACTCTTGACAAGCAAGTTGTCCACATAGACTACCATGTTGCACCCCATCTGACTCTTGAACATGTGATTGACCAGCCTTTGGTAGGTGGCTCCCACATTCT
Protein-coding sequences here:
- the LOC108998362 gene encoding isocitrate dehydrogenase [NADP]-like, producing MAFDKIKVANPIVEMDGDEMTRVFWKSIKDKLIFPFVELDIKYFDLGLANRDATNDRVTVESAQATLMYNVAIKCATITPDETRVKEFNLKQMWKSPNGTIRNILNGTVFREPIMCKNVPRLVPGWTKPICIGRHAFGDQYRATDTVIQGSGKLKLVFVPDGHDEKKEFEVFNFTGAGGVALSMYNTDESICAFAEASMNTAYLKRWPLYLSTKNTILKKYDGRFKDIFQEIYETQWKSKFEAAGIWYEHRLIDDMVAYALKSEGGYVWACKNYDGDVQSDFLAQGFGSLGLMTSVLVCPDGKTIEAEAAHGTVTRHFRVHQRGGETSTNSIASIFAWTRGLAHRAKLDGNSRLSDFTEKLEAACIGTVESGKMTKDLALLIHGPKVARSRYLNTEQFIDAVAEELRARLFTKAKL